The following are encoded in a window of Manduca sexta isolate Smith_Timp_Sample1 chromosome 16, JHU_Msex_v1.0, whole genome shotgun sequence genomic DNA:
- the LOC115443249 gene encoding angiogenic factor with G patch and FHA domains 1 isoform X1: MKKINMRNLRISLKYRPEVLKLIFKMRLCIHRKNTMIKKLKTDLKGMKVTHNKENVAKDEICIDNHSSAKLVDNQTSIKNTTDSSTQTENLAEVKDSAEPKKESNNVEIKTDSEKTGWDLKNDSGEKSIAEQVKEVAQSALQQTGMVYVESAGMYYDYKTGYYYNSELGLYYHTDTGCYYYYSDEKQSFVFHSYPDRSAENPALAAHEKKKAKKHKKEQKKEVDIDNLTKNMSQGEDEKPSKPKRKKVLKKKIAKKPKTNVENIENNDQAEETDRELNKTKETSDSKIEESNEKGLDEDKEKNVVDPELEDGECSETESEASSDETNKSKASTSTDSDDESVAKHHPPSMRVIVRETNLTKLKVGNLFLITKDGGTIGREGDQHVIIINDHAVSRNHLDIKYDMARGTYLATDLGSKNGTVLNGIRMSESQDISVPMEVMHGSTIQLGETKLLCHIHPGNDTCGHCEPGLIMETQEKQKVAYTRTCNVQKQHQLELARLKNKYAPKQLSIDSVAYNDRAQARRHAVGSSHHAEKTHSSDLDTFIPAENKGFKLLEKMGWSKGEGLGKDNQGDTEPIPLVSNEGTSGLGSSGGGAPKPLPMNRVTNTLGPATLRLASKTKMLNKPAKAFQDQLDDEELE, translated from the exons atgaaaaaaataaacatgagaAATCTTCGTATTTCGCTTAAGTACAGACCAGAAGTATTGaaactaatttttaaaatgagaCTATGCATTCATAGAAAAAATACTATGATCAAGAAACTGAAAACGGATCTTAAAGgaatg AAAGTAAcacataataaagaaaatgtagCAAAAGATGAAATATGCATAGATAATCACAGCTCCGCAAAACTAGTTGATAATCAAACAAGCATTAAAAATACTACAGACTCGTCAACACAAACCGAAAACTTAGCTGAGGTGAAAGACTCAGCTGAACCAAAAAAGGAATCAAATAATGTAGAAATAAAGACTGATTCAGAAAAAACAGGATGGGATTTAAAGAATGACAGTGGTGAGAAGAGCATAGCAGAGCAGGTTAAAGAGGTGGCACAGAGTGCTCTGCAGCAGACTGGCATGGTGTATGTGGAGTCAGCAGGAATGTACTATGACTATAAGACTGGGTATTATTATAACTCT gaACTGGGGCTATATTATCACACAGACACTGGATGCTACTACTACTATTCTGATGAGAAGCAGTCATTTGTATTCCACTCGTACCCTGACAGAAGTGCTGAAAATCCAGCTCTAGCTGCTCATGAGAAGAAAAAagctaaaaaacataaaaag gaaCAGAAAAAAGAAGTAGATATTGACAACCTGACGAAAAACATGTCTCAG GGAGAAGATGAGAAACCAAGCAAGCCCAAAAGGAAAAAAGTATTGAAGAAGAAAATAGCAAAGAAACCAAAAACAAATGTCGAAAATATAGAGAACAATGATCAAGCTGAAGAAACTGATAGGGAACTGAATAAGACAAAAGAAACATCAGATAGTAAGATAGAAGAAAGTAATGAAAAAGGACTTGATGAAGATAAAGAGAAGAATGTTGTGGATCCAGAGCTAGAAGATGGTGAATGCAGTGAAACAGAGAGTGAAGCATCCAGTGATGAAACTAATAAGTCCAAAGCTAGCACATCCACAGATAGTgatgatg AATCAGTTGCCAAACATCATCCGCCGTCGATGCGGGTGATCGTTCGAGAGACGAACCTAACTAAGCTGAAGGTGGGAAATCTATTTCTGATAACGAAAGATGGCGGCACTATCGGCAGAGAGGGCGACCAGCATGTCATTATTATCAACGACCATGCCGTATCTAGG aatcACTTGGACATAAAATACGATATGGCAAGGGGAACATACTTAGCAACCGACTTGGGATCGAAGAACGGGACTGTGCTGAACGGCATTCGAATGTCAGAGAGCCAAGATATTAGCGTGCCTATGGAG GTAATGCACGGCAGCACAATACAACTGGGAGAGACAAAGTTGTTGTGTCACATCCACCCGGGGAATGATACGTGTGGCCACTGCGAACCGGGACTCATCATGGAAA CGCAAGAGAAACAAAAAGTAGCGTATACACGCACGTGCAACGTTCAGAAGCAGCATCAGTTGGAGTTGGCGCGGCTGAAGAACAAGTACGCGCCCAAGCAGTTGTCGATCGACTCGGTCGCGTACAACGACagggcgcaggcgcggcgccACGCCGTCGGCTCCTCGCACCACGCCGAGAAGACGCACAGCAGCGATCTCGACAC GTTTATACCAGCCGAGAACAAAGGCTTCAAACTTTTGGAGAAAATGGGCTGGTCGAAGGGCGAAGGGCTCGGCAAGGACAACCAAGGAGACACAGAACCG